The Ignavibacteria bacterium nucleotide sequence ACGAGTGCCGTATTGGGGGACGGGGGAATTTATTCTTCAGCTGGAGACTTATTTGAATGGGATCAGTCATTATACTTTAATAATCTGATAAGCTCAAAATTAAGATCGCAAGCATTCTCTCACGCTCTGCTTTCAAATGGCGAAAAGATAAATTATGGTTTTGGTTGGCATTTAGAAAAAAGATTCGATCGTGACATAATTTATCATACTGGAAGTACACGTGGTTTCAGGAATGTTTTATATCGAATTCCATCTGATGAACTAAGTGTAATTATTTTAACAAACAGAAATGAGGGAGAACCGAAAAAAATCGCGGAAAAAATAATTGAATATTTATTAAATAATTTGGGGGTTAGATAATCTCAAACGACTATACAAGTGGCTTTAGCTTATATAGTTCTTCATTATTAATAGCTCGCTGCCAAAGTTCTAATAACTCTTTTTGATTTATTTGAGCCCACTCAACTATCAATCCAAGTGCTCTGCCAGGTAAGAATCCTTCAAAGAGACAAAGTATTAATATTTATTAAAGCTTTATATTCCCCATATTCAACATGAAAGTGGGGAGGCAAATGATCGCCAAAGTACATCTTAATCACAATTCCATAGAATCGACAAATCTCAGGCGTATTCAAAATTATTCTTCAATGATGGAAATAAATCGTCTGGCTTTTTCCCTGTCAATTTCAAGTAAATTGAATCTGGGCAGATATCGATATTGTGGCCCCATTTAAGTTCACCAGAGTTGCCTATTGAGACTTTTTCAAACTCCGAATAATTGTTCCAAATTTTGAAAACACCCTTTCCAACGAATTCTGAAAGGTCAACTGCACCTTCCATTCCATCTGAGTATTTAACATGGATTGTGTAATTTTTTAATGGTTTGACGTCAATTATTTTTTTCATTGTTTTCTATCGTTTTAGATTTGTTAAAAGCTATGAACTTTTTTGATTAAAATCAAAAATGAGATTCTAATCCTCTATTGATGGTTTATAATGATGGTAAACTCACCCCTCAATTTAATCGAATCAATTTTCTTTTTAATATCTATCACTCTTCCTCTAATTACTTCCTCAAATTTTTTTGTGAGTTCACGGCAAAGGGCAATTTCGCGGTTCGGACACAGTCTATTAAGCTCTTCAAGGAGCTTTTTTATTCTGAATGGAGATTCATAGAAAATTGTCATCTCCTTTCGTGAAACGATTTCTTTTAACTTTGTTTGCCGACCTTTTTTCTGCGGAATGAAACCCTCGAAATAGAAGCTTTTAATTTCAAATCCGCTGACGACCAGTGCCGTCATCAAAGCACTTGGACCAGGTATTGGAGAGATTGTAATTCCTTCATCTATACAAGCTTTAATTAATTTTGAACCGGGATCGGAAATTCCAGGTGTCCCTCCATCTGAAATCAAAGAAATATTCTTTCCATCTTTAAGTTTTTTAATTATGGAAATTATTTTTTCATTTTCGTTGTGTGAATGATAACTCTCGAGAGGTATCCTAATTTGATAATGTGAAAGAAGCACCTTACTTGTCCGAGTATCCTCGCAGAGTGTTAAATCAGTGCTTTTCAGTGTATTAACCGCCCTTGGGGAGAAATCTTCAAGATTTCCAATCGGTGTGCTCACTATAAAGAGTTTTCCAGTCATGTGTACCAAATTAGGTATTTACAAAATAAATAAAAAAGGCTGATCGAAAATTCTCTCAGCCTTTGATAAGATCGAAATTTATTCTTAAATACGGCTCCGTTCCTCGACCATCTTAATATTTTGGTTTTCCAGTTCGGCAAGAACGGGCTCGTAGATATCTTTTGTGTTCGGAATTCTGACACCGATTGGTTTGATTTTCTCTTCGGCTATTAATTTCACTGCAATCGCCATTGGCAAGCTTACTGTTCGTGCCATAGAAGAATCGCCATTAGGAATTCCATAATCTATCAATGTGGAAGTAATCATATCCTTTGATCCGTCTTTATTCTCAACTATGAATTTGTGACGCAGCAGCAGTAAATCAATTTCACCTTTTTTGAATGCAAGTTTAAGCTGCATTCGGTTGCTTAACATATCTAATAGATTATCAGCGTCTGTAACTTTTTCATCACTGAATAGTCCAAGCCATTCCATATTATTGATTGCGATAGAATCCTGAGGAATTCCTAATTTATCAGCAGATAGTTTTTTTAAATTAGCACTTGAATTGGCGTTAAAAAGTGACGCGAAAATATTATTATAAGAATTGTTCATCACATCTTTGCGAGGAGTTTCATCGACCAATCCGAGATTCACGATAGCTCGCATCGTATCGCACCATCCAATATTACGATAAGTACCTCGCTTAACAGTTAATGCGTCATTTAATTCGTATAGATCTTTGTATGGAGTTGAATCTCGATTTGGGTATACTTCAAATTTCCCTAACACATCAATGTTATCAATCTCATAGTTTTTAAAAAGATTTTTTCCTTCAACTTCCACTAGCTTTCCGTTTTCGAGATATTTTGCTGAGTTACGCGAAGCAAGCACGACTCCGCGCGGGCTCCAGGAAAATTTATATCCAAAGGGATTGTCATTATGCTGTGGTGCAGGCAATCCGCCGCAGTATGAATAGAAGTGAAGAACCTTTCCACTTTCAGCCTCAACCTCATGAATTATTTTCATTGCTGACATGTGATCGATACCGGGATCTACTCCAATTTCATTTAAGAAACATAAATTTTTATTTCGAACTTTTTCATCAAGCGCTTTCATTCCTGGACTAACATAGGAAGTCGTAACCATGTGCTTTCCAAGTTTGATACAAAGTTCTGCTACTTTCAAATGATGTATCCAGGGCAGTAAGCTAATTATTATATCATTTTCACCGATGACCTTTGCTAATTCACTGTCATTCTCTACATTAACTTGCTTTGCAATTCCGTTAGAAAATCCTTTAACCAGCTCTTCAGCTTTGCTTACAGTTCGTGATGCTACTGTCACAGTTAAATTATTTTGTTTTAGTAAATAATGAACTCCAGGTCTGCTTACGAGTCCAGCTCCAAGTACTAATATATTTTTCATTTCAACTCCGCGTTTAAAAATTGTTGTAAATATTTGTAATCTTCAGTTAGCTCTCCTTTGTGGAGAATCAATGCTTTTTTAATAGGATATGATAGTTTTAACTCCTCAAAACTTTTATTGAAATCTGCATTTACTATTTCAATAACATAATTTTTTAATACATTAGAAAATTCCATCGACGCTCTGCGAGGCAGTTCACATGGAAGATTATCTACAGCCATAACCGTAATACCATCCTGATGAACATCATCTTTGTAAGATTCACTATAGGGAAAATATGTGAAAGTTGGAACATCCGGTTTTGTAACTTTATGAGTCAATTCAATTGAGCCATCGATATCGCAGCTAATATCTCCAATAACTTGCAAATTATTTTTATTGTTCTGTTCAATTGATTTTTTGAAAAATTCTTTTGTAACTAATCTAGGATATTTTTCTGCCCAATAAATACAGTTGACAAGTATGGTTAAATAAGTCAAATATTTTTCGAATTTCGATTCATACAGTTCTGGATGTTCGTAATATTCTTGCAAATCAAATTTTCCGGTTTTTCTTCTAACGATATCTTCTTCTTTGAAAACTACCTTATACAGATTTCTGTTATCGTTTTTAATTCTCTCGTAGTCTTCGATTAGTTCATCTGGGCTAAGAGATATATGCGGCATCAAGTCGAATAACTCTTGCGCTCCTTGAGATACATGTCCATAACCCGTAAATCCGACTACAATTGGCGCAGCTTCTTTTGGGAATCCGATTATTTTCAAATCCTCCGAGATTCTTCTCAAACCTTCTTGTGCATTTTCCAATACTCCGTATTCATAAGGTTGCTGAATCTTCTCAAAGAGAGTGGAATGTCCTTGGAGCTTAAGTTTAATTCCAAAAGCATGCATCGTTTCGAGTATGCCGGCAAGTCCGGCAAATCTTCCAAAAAATATCAGACGCTGACCTTTCTCATTTACAACTCGTTCATAGTCAATGAGATTGCATTTTAAATCCATCATTCGTTTCAGCATCGGCATATTATGATGCTGTCCCTTAATAACATGAGCAAAAAACATATATGTTTTGCCTTTTAAAAAGAGTTCCTTCGGAATTTCTTTGACTGCAAAAACGGTATCAGCTTGACTTAGATTTTCATTTACTTCAATACCAGCTTCTTGGTAATTCTGATCATTAAAAAATCTAATATTAGATGGCTGGATCACAGCTTCTATTCCGAATTTTTCTTTTAGTTCTTTCAGATCATTTGGAACAAGCGGGACGCGTCTTTCCCATTCGTTTTTATCTTCTCGTCGAATGCCAATAAGCATGAACTCTCCGATCTGTGTTTTAAAATTATGGTTTAATAAATTAGCGTTTCGGGAGCAAGAAAATTAAAAAACGTTTTCCCACGAAGAAATGAAGTAGCTGAGATGTGTAATCTGCCCGTCTGAACAAGTAAGTAGTATGTTATAAAAACATCTCATGTGAATATTAATCAATCTTAATTCGAGTACAATTTAAAAATTGGCTGAATGATTCACAATTTAATTCAATACTAATTTTGTATTTTTGTAAAGATATTTTTAACCAAACAATAATTGAAGGAATAAAATGGACTTCTTAAAGGAACTCGGAATTGAGGACAAAAATTACGGATCTTCCAGTGGATTGAACTGGAACAAAACTACAACTGAAGGCGAGTTGAAAATCCATTCTCCGGCTGATGGAAAATTCATTGCTTCTGTTTTTCAAGCTTCAAGTGAAGATTATGATTCAATTGTTAAAGCAGCGTCTGAAGCATTTAATTATTGGCGAAAAGTGCCTGCTCCAAAACGAGGTGAAATTGTAAGACAGATAGGTGTAAGATTAAGAGATTACAAGAAGTCTCTAGGTACGCTTGTAACTTATGAAATGGGTAAATCTCTACAAGAAGGGCTTGGTGAAGTACAGGAAATGATCGATATCTGTGATTTTGCAGTTGGGCTTTCGCGCCAGCTGTATGGCTTTACAATGCACAGTGAACGGCCCATGCATCGAATGTACGATCAATACCATCCACTTGGAATTGTCACAACAATTTCTGCATTTAATTTCCCGGTTGCAGTATGGTCATGGAATGCGATGATCGCGGCAGTTTGTGGTGATGTAAATCTATGGAAACCCTCTTCGAAAACTCCACTAGTTGCAATTGCGACACAAAAAATTGTTGCACAAGTAATTAAAGAAAATAATTTACCCGAGGGAATTTTTTCGCTCATCATAGGCAGAGGTTCAACAATTGGTGAGAATATGTTGAATGACAAACGGATTCCACTAATCTCAGTTACCGGTTCAACGCCTGTTGGACGTCATGCTGCGGAGATTGTATCAAAAAGATTTGGCAGAACCATTCTCGAGCTTGGTGGAAACAACGGAATTATCATTACACCGGATGCTGATTTGAAACTTGCAATTCCGGCTGTAGTATTTGGAGCGGTTGGAACCGCTGGGCAAAGATGCACAACTACCCGGAGATTAATTATTCATGAATCAATTTTTGAAAAAGTAAAAGAATCGTTAGTGAAAGCATACTCAAGCTTGAAGATTGGTACTCCGATGATTGAATCAAATCATGTCGGTCCGCTAGTTGATAAAGCTGCTGTACAAGTATTTTCGAGTGCGATCGAAAAAATAAAGAAAGAGGGAGGAAAAATAATTTATGGTGGTGAAACTCTGGAAGGAAAAGGATTTGAATCAGGTTGTTATGTAAAACCTGCGCTCGTCGAAGCAGAAAATCATTTTAATATTGTACAAGAAGAAACCTTTGCACCAATTTTATATTTGATTAAATATTCTGGCAAAGTTGATGATGCAATTAAGCTACATAATGACGTACCGCAAGGGCTCTCATCCGCAATCTTCACAAATAATTTGAGGGAAGCTGAAGCATTTCTCTCCGCTTCGGGATCTGATTGCGGAATAGCGAATGTAAACATTGGAACATCCGGTGCAGAAATTGGCGGTGCCTTTGGAGGCGAAAAAGAAACTGGCGGCGGACGAGAGTCAGGCTCAGATGCATGGAAAGCTTACATGCGTCGTCAAACTAACACGATAAATTTTGGTGATCAACTTCCGCTCGCACAAGGAATAAAATTCGATATTTAATCCGTCTTCTCGATACGACCCGACCAGCAGTGGCTGGTCGGGACTACTCGAAGACCACTTCTTGAAATGTCTGTTGGTTTATTGATAATTAAAATATTCATCTGATCAGGAGAAGGTTCTCGAGTAGTCCCGATCAAATAACTTTGTATTATTTGAAATCGGGACGTATCGAGAGAACCGAAAAATATTTCTATGAAAGGCTGGGCATACATATTGGAATGTAATGACGGTAGTTTCTATATCGGATCAACTAACAATGTTGAAAGACGAATTTGGGAACATGAAAATGGAAAAGGGGGAGAATACACCTCTAAAAGATTACCGGTTAGATTATTAAAAACATTTGAATTTGACTCTGTACAAGAAGCATTCGCATTCGAACACAAAATAAAAAAGTGGTCAAGAAAGAAGAAAGAAGCTCTAATCCAAGAAGATTTTGAAGGATTACATAATTTAGCTAAGAAAAATTTTAAGAATAAAAGTTAATCTATCTACTCGATACGACCCGACCAGCAGTGGCTGGTCGGGACTACTCGAAGACCACTTCTTGAAATGTCTGTTGGTTTATTGATAATTAAAATATTCATCTGATCAGGAGAAGGTTCTCGAGTAGTCCCGATCAAATAACTTTGTATTATTTGAAATCGGGACGTATCGAGAGAACCGAAAAATATTTCTATGAAAGGCTGGGCATACATATTGGAATGTAATGACGGTAGTTTCTATATCGGATCAACTAACAATGTTGAAAGACGAATTTGGGAACATGAAAATGGAAAAGGGGGAGAATACACCTCTAAAAGATTACCGGTTAGATTATTAAAAACATTTGAATTTGACTCTGTACAAGAAGCATTCGCATTCGAACACAAAATAAAAAAGTGGTCAAGAAAGAAGAAAGAAGCTCTAATCCAAGAAGATTTTGAAGGATTACATAATTTAGCTAAGAAAAATTTTAAGAATAAAAGTTAATCTATCTACTCGATACGACCCGATCAGCAGTGGCTGGTCGGAACTACTCGAAGACCACTTCTCGAATTGTGAAGTTAAAAGAGAATTTGAAGAAGTTTATTTACTGAGAAAGTTCTCAAAAAAAGAGTATTATCTAATATAATTGAGAGAGGGGATTCGAATAATGCAGATTAAAAGATTGAATTAAGAGAAGGATCTCGAATAAGGCAACTTAAATAATTGAATCGAGAGACGGTTCTCAATTAAAGTTGCTAGAATAATTGAATCGAGAGACGGTTCTCAATTAAAGTTGCTAGAATAATTGAATCGAGAGACGGTTCTCAATTAAAGTTGCTAGAATAATTGAATCGAGAGACGGTTCTCAATTAAAGTTGCTAGAATAATTGAATCGAGAGACGGTTCTCAATTAAAGTTGCTAGAATAATTGAATCGAGAGACGGTTCTCAATTAAAGTTGCTAGAATAATTGAATCGAGAGACGGTTCTCAATTAAAGTTGCTAGAATAATTGAATCGAGAGACGGTTCTCGAGTAAAGGAGCTTTAGCTCCTTGTATCGAGAGAATAAAATTCACTTTAACTTCAAAGCTATATCAAATACATCACTTGCATGCGTGGTGACATTAACTTTATCTATTACTTCTGCAATCACTCCGTTTTTATTTATAATAAATGTGACCCTGCTTGATACTCCAAATTTATTCAAAACACCATAAGCTTTTGAAACAGATTTATCACTGTCAGACAATAAAGGAAAATTCAAGCTATATAGTTCTATAAACTTCCCGATCTCTTCTTTTGAATCGACGCTTATTCCTAAGACTTGAATATTATTTTCCTCAAACTTACTCCATTCATCCCGAATACTGCAAGCTTGTTTAGTACAACCAGGAGTACTCGCTTTAGGATAAAAATAGACGACAACTGGAGTTTTATCTCTATAAGATGAAAGTTGATATTTATTTCCGAAGGCATCTTCGAGAGTAAAATCTGGAGCTTCTTGATTGGCTTTTAAACTATCAGAACCCAAACTGAAAGCATTTAGAATATTACTGAAGAAACCCAGTATTATAATAGAAAAAATAATTTTCATTTTCTCTCCATATTTAATTATTAAAGTTATAAATTTGTTCTGCTGTAGAATAAACGAATAATATTGATAAATAATTCCAACCATAATGAGCAGAATTGAAGCGATTATTTTCGATCTTG carries:
- a CDS encoding DUF2442 domain-containing protein, producing MKKIIDVKPLKNYTIHVKYSDGMEGAVDLSEFVGKGVFKIWNNYSEFEKVSIGNSGELKWGHNIDICPDSIYLKLTGKKPDDLFPSLKNNFEYA
- the rsmI gene encoding 16S rRNA (cytidine(1402)-2'-O)-methyltransferase produces the protein MTGKLFIVSTPIGNLEDFSPRAVNTLKSTDLTLCEDTRTSKVLLSHYQIRIPLESYHSHNENEKIISIIKKLKDGKNISLISDGGTPGISDPGSKLIKACIDEGITISPIPGPSALMTALVVSGFEIKSFYFEGFIPQKKGRQTKLKEIVSRKEMTIFYESPFRIKKLLEELNRLCPNREIALCRELTKKFEEVIRGRVIDIKKKIDSIKLRGEFTIIINHQ
- a CDS encoding saccharopine dehydrogenase, which translates into the protein MKNILVLGAGLVSRPGVHYLLKQNNLTVTVASRTVSKAEELVKGFSNGIAKQVNVENDSELAKVIGENDIIISLLPWIHHLKVAELCIKLGKHMVTTSYVSPGMKALDEKVRNKNLCFLNEIGVDPGIDHMSAMKIIHEVEAESGKVLHFYSYCGGLPAPQHNDNPFGYKFSWSPRGVVLASRNSAKYLENGKLVEVEGKNLFKNYEIDNIDVLGKFEVYPNRDSTPYKDLYELNDALTVKRGTYRNIGWCDTMRAIVNLGLVDETPRKDVMNNSYNNIFASLFNANSSANLKKLSADKLGIPQDSIAINNMEWLGLFSDEKVTDADNLLDMLSNRMQLKLAFKKGEIDLLLLRHKFIVENKDGSKDMITSTLIDYGIPNGDSSMARTVSLPMAIAVKLIAEEKIKPIGVRIPNTKDIYEPVLAELENQNIKMVEERSRI
- a CDS encoding aldehyde dehydrogenase family protein; translated protein: MDFLKELGIEDKNYGSSSGLNWNKTTTEGELKIHSPADGKFIASVFQASSEDYDSIVKAASEAFNYWRKVPAPKRGEIVRQIGVRLRDYKKSLGTLVTYEMGKSLQEGLGEVQEMIDICDFAVGLSRQLYGFTMHSERPMHRMYDQYHPLGIVTTISAFNFPVAVWSWNAMIAAVCGDVNLWKPSSKTPLVAIATQKIVAQVIKENNLPEGIFSLIIGRGSTIGENMLNDKRIPLISVTGSTPVGRHAAEIVSKRFGRTILELGGNNGIIITPDADLKLAIPAVVFGAVGTAGQRCTTTRRLIIHESIFEKVKESLVKAYSSLKIGTPMIESNHVGPLVDKAAVQVFSSAIEKIKKEGGKIIYGGETLEGKGFESGCYVKPALVEAENHFNIVQEETFAPILYLIKYSGKVDDAIKLHNDVPQGLSSAIFTNNLREAEAFLSASGSDCGIANVNIGTSGAEIGGAFGGEKETGGGRESGSDAWKAYMRRQTNTINFGDQLPLAQGIKFDI
- a CDS encoding GIY-YIG nuclease family protein — translated: MKGWAYILECNDGSFYIGSTNNVERRIWEHENGKGGEYTSKRLPVRLLKTFEFDSVQEAFAFEHKIKKWSRKKKEALIQEDFEGLHNLAKKNFKNKS
- a CDS encoding peroxiredoxin, translated to MKIIFSIIILGFFSNILNAFSLGSDSLKANQEAPDFTLEDAFGNKYQLSSYRDKTPVVVYFYPKASTPGCTKQACSIRDEWSKFEENNIQVLGISVDSKEEIGKFIELYSLNFPLLSDSDKSVSKAYGVLNKFGVSSRVTFIINKNGVIAEVIDKVNVTTHASDVFDIALKLK